The Azospirillum baldaniorum genome contains a region encoding:
- a CDS encoding LuxR C-terminal-related transcriptional regulator, which produces MEVQLQTRGKERSVAGRAQKFLVVDDHPLVRHGFALSVGEIHPDAQVLEAGSLDEAMAIADRTPDLTLVLFDLNLGDRSGRDGVRRMVEVLGNRPLLVISGSDEVADIVDSVRLGARGYILKTSSTAVLEHAISLALTGETFLPLPRAVLSGNVAAEAARPSGQILDRLTDRQRDVFQLLLAGHSNKEIARELGVLEGTVKVHVRAIMQKLGVRNRTQVAVVAARSGCFPEDA; this is translated from the coding sequence ATGGAAGTTCAGCTGCAGACGCGCGGCAAGGAGCGGTCGGTGGCCGGCAGGGCACAGAAGTTTCTGGTGGTGGACGATCACCCCCTGGTCCGGCACGGCTTCGCCCTCTCGGTGGGGGAGATCCACCCGGACGCGCAGGTGCTGGAGGCTGGCTCGCTGGACGAGGCGATGGCCATCGCCGACCGCACGCCGGATCTGACGCTGGTCCTGTTCGACCTCAACCTGGGCGACCGCAGCGGGCGCGACGGGGTGCGCCGCATGGTCGAGGTGCTGGGAAACCGTCCGCTTCTGGTCATCTCCGGGTCGGACGAGGTGGCGGACATCGTGGACAGCGTGCGGCTGGGGGCCAGGGGCTACATCCTGAAGACCAGCTCGACGGCGGTGCTGGAGCACGCGATCTCCCTGGCGCTGACCGGGGAGACCTTCCTGCCGCTGCCGCGCGCCGTCCTGTCCGGCAACGTCGCGGCGGAGGCCGCGCGCCCCTCGGGCCAAATCCTCGACCGTCTGACCGACCGGCAGCGCGACGTGTTCCAGCTTCTGCTGGCCGGTCACTCCAACAAGGAGATCGCGCGGGAGCTGGGCGTGCTGGAGGGCACCGTGAAGGTCCATGTGCGGGCCATCATGCAGAAGCTGGGCGTGCGCAACCGCACCCAGGTCGCCGTCGTGGCCGCCCGCAGCGGCTGCTTCCCCGAGGACGCCTGA
- a CDS encoding LuxR C-terminal-related transcriptional regulator — protein sequence MRTWNVMLVDHDRLFSAALGTLISGGPFRVCHHATTVEDAEAAIAQGVQPDLIVVALGDATNDEAGGVKRLRAATSARIAVLADAIADRTLSLSLKAGADAYLNKSMSSESLLRALQLVMLGEVVYPTHVASLLIANANSERPQPERAQPANNELSKREIQILRCLLAGQSNKAIARNLHITESTVKMHFKNVMRKINAQNRTQAAVWAIQNGLSPLAPV from the coding sequence ATGAGAACCTGGAACGTCATGCTCGTGGACCATGATCGGCTGTTTTCGGCGGCGCTGGGAACGCTCATCAGCGGCGGCCCCTTCCGCGTCTGCCACCACGCCACGACGGTGGAGGATGCCGAGGCGGCCATCGCGCAGGGCGTGCAACCCGACCTGATCGTGGTGGCCCTGGGGGACGCGACGAACGACGAGGCCGGCGGGGTGAAGCGCCTGCGCGCCGCCACCAGCGCCCGCATCGCCGTGCTGGCCGACGCCATCGCCGACCGCACGCTGTCGCTGTCGCTGAAGGCCGGCGCCGACGCCTATCTGAACAAGTCGATGTCGAGCGAGTCCCTGCTGCGCGCCCTGCAGCTGGTCATGCTGGGCGAGGTGGTCTATCCCACTCATGTCGCCAGCCTGCTGATCGCCAACGCCAACAGCGAGCGTCCGCAGCCGGAGCGCGCCCAGCCCGCCAACAACGAGCTGTCGAAGCGCGAGATCCAGATCCTGCGCTGCCTGCTCGCCGGGCAGTCGAACAAGGCCATCGCGCGCAACCTGCACATCACGGAATCGACCGTGAAGATGCATTTCAAGAACGTGATGCGGAAGATCAACGCCCAGAACCGCACGCAGGCCGCGGTGTGGGCGATCCAGAACGGACTGTCGCCGCTGGCGCCCGTCTAG
- a CDS encoding type 1 glutamine amidotransferase domain-containing protein has translation MAGKLEKKTVAVLATDGFEQVELTEPVKALRNEGADVRIVAPQGGQIQGWNHHDKADRVDVDVTLDQADPGSFDALVLPGGVINPDALRLEPKAIDFVRSFVQSGKPIAAICHGPWTLIDAGGAKGKRMTSWPSLKADLGNAGANWEDSEVVTDQGLVTSRKPDDLPAFCRKMVEEFAEGRHGTHRHAAE, from the coding sequence ATGGCAGGAAAACTTGAGAAGAAGACCGTCGCGGTTCTGGCGACCGACGGCTTCGAGCAGGTCGAATTGACCGAACCGGTGAAGGCGCTGCGCAACGAAGGGGCGGATGTGCGGATCGTGGCGCCTCAGGGCGGGCAGATCCAGGGCTGGAACCATCACGACAAGGCCGACCGGGTGGATGTGGACGTCACGCTCGATCAGGCGGACCCCGGCAGCTTCGACGCGCTGGTTCTGCCGGGCGGCGTCATCAACCCCGACGCGCTGCGGCTGGAGCCCAAGGCCATCGATTTCGTGCGCAGCTTCGTCCAGTCGGGCAAGCCCATCGCCGCGATTTGTCACGGCCCCTGGACGCTGATCGATGCGGGTGGCGCCAAGGGCAAGCGCATGACCTCATGGCCGTCGCTGAAGGCCGATCTTGGCAACGCCGGGGCGAATTGGGAGGACAGCGAGGTGGTCACCGATCAGGGGCTGGTGACTTCGCGCAAGCCGGACGATCTGCCGGCCTTCTGCCGCAAGATGGTGGAGGAGTTCGCCGAAGGCCGCCACGGCACCCACCGCCACGCGGCGGAATGA
- a CDS encoding PRC-barrel domain-containing protein produces MRYSGTSAGILAAFAIATSLTLGVPQPVQAQPSQAQPSQSAETVRTAEASYPRLYQGWRAGVIVGTDVEGLLGEELGQVVDLVVGPDGRLESAVIEASGMLDVGEARFTVPWHQLMPGSVDGVLAYPVTGPDTLDMIRRQQQAASRPGDWRVSALIGQPANTAGGAMEAGFFGTVEDLVFDRNGALKALVVTPEPEGEGPYAVAWKAAALEPGLTSVTLQATPDQVKALGSFDAARMKEFNTARLNQGAQARRE; encoded by the coding sequence ATGCGTTACAGCGGCACTTCGGCGGGCATCCTCGCCGCGTTCGCCATCGCCACGTCCCTGACTTTGGGCGTTCCTCAACCTGTCCAGGCTCAACCTTCCCAGGCTCAACCTTCTCAGTCCGCCGAAACGGTGCGGACCGCGGAAGCGTCCTACCCCCGCCTCTACCAGGGCTGGCGGGCCGGCGTGATCGTCGGGACGGATGTCGAGGGGCTCCTCGGCGAGGAGCTTGGGCAGGTGGTGGATCTCGTCGTCGGCCCGGACGGACGGCTGGAAAGCGCGGTGATCGAGGCGAGCGGCATGCTCGACGTCGGCGAGGCGCGCTTCACCGTGCCCTGGCACCAGTTGATGCCCGGATCGGTGGACGGCGTCCTGGCCTATCCGGTCACCGGCCCCGACACGCTGGATATGATCCGCCGCCAGCAGCAGGCGGCCAGCCGTCCCGGCGACTGGCGCGTCTCAGCCCTGATCGGCCAGCCGGCCAACACCGCGGGCGGTGCGATGGAGGCCGGCTTCTTCGGCACCGTGGAGGATCTGGTGTTCGACCGCAACGGCGCGCTCAAGGCCCTTGTGGTGACGCCCGAACCGGAGGGTGAAGGCCCCTACGCCGTCGCCTGGAAAGCGGCGGCGCTGGAGCCGGGCCTGACCTCCGTCACATTGCAGGCGACGCCGGATCAGGTGAAGGCGCTCGGCTCCTTCGACGCGGCGCGCATGAAGGAGTTCAACACCGCGCGCCTGAACCAGGGTGCGCAGGCGCGTCGGGAATAG
- a CDS encoding D-amino acid dehydrogenase, whose product MGCEQIRDLGSLHMRVIVLGSGVIGVSTAYFLAKAGHEVTVVDRQPGPALETSYANAGEVSPGYSAPWAAPGLMAKAVKWMLMKHSPLVIRPKMDPAMWSWCLKLLANANERSYEINKGRMVRLAEYSRDCLRVLRDETGIRYDERAKGTLQVFRTQKQVDAAATDMAVLDRFKVPYSLLDVEGCAAVEPALRLVKEKIVGGLLLPGDETGDCFRFTNALAAMATELGVEFRYNTGIRKLESDGRRVTGVVTDAGTLTADSYVVAMGSYSPTLVKPFGLDLPVYPVKGYSLTLPIVDAAGAPESTVMDETHKIAVTRLGDRIRVGGTAELTGFDLTLRPGRRGPLDHVVSDLFPTGGDLSKAEFWTGLRPNTPDGTPIVGPTPVRNLFLNTGHGTLGWTMAAGSGRVVADVVGGRQTEIDMDGLTVARYGRSAAAASRPTVGGVARPAA is encoded by the coding sequence ATGGGATGCGAACAAATCCGTGATCTCGGGAGCCTTCACATGCGCGTCATCGTCCTCGGCAGCGGCGTCATCGGCGTTTCCACCGCCTATTTCCTGGCGAAGGCCGGGCACGAGGTCACGGTGGTGGATCGGCAGCCCGGCCCGGCGCTGGAGACCAGCTATGCCAACGCGGGCGAGGTGTCGCCGGGCTACTCCGCTCCCTGGGCGGCGCCGGGTCTGATGGCGAAGGCGGTGAAGTGGATGCTGATGAAGCATTCCCCGCTGGTGATCCGGCCGAAGATGGACCCGGCCATGTGGTCCTGGTGCCTGAAGCTGCTGGCCAACGCCAACGAGCGTTCCTACGAGATCAACAAGGGCCGCATGGTCCGGCTGGCCGAATACAGCCGCGACTGCCTGCGCGTCCTGCGCGACGAGACCGGCATCCGTTACGACGAGCGCGCAAAGGGCACGCTCCAGGTCTTCCGCACCCAGAAGCAGGTGGACGCCGCCGCCACCGACATGGCTGTGCTGGACCGCTTCAAGGTGCCCTACAGCCTGCTGGATGTGGAGGGCTGCGCGGCGGTCGAGCCGGCGCTGCGGCTGGTCAAAGAGAAGATCGTCGGCGGCCTGCTGCTGCCCGGTGACGAGACGGGCGACTGCTTCCGCTTCACCAACGCGCTGGCCGCGATGGCGACGGAGCTGGGGGTGGAGTTCCGCTACAACACCGGAATCCGCAAGCTGGAGAGCGACGGGCGCCGGGTCACCGGCGTGGTCACCGACGCCGGCACGCTGACCGCCGACTCCTACGTCGTCGCCATGGGCAGCTACTCCCCGACGCTGGTGAAGCCGTTCGGGCTCGACCTGCCGGTCTATCCGGTGAAGGGCTACTCGCTGACGCTGCCCATCGTCGACGCGGCGGGCGCTCCGGAATCCACGGTGATGGACGAGACGCACAAGATCGCGGTGACCCGCCTGGGCGACCGCATCCGCGTCGGCGGCACGGCGGAGCTGACCGGTTTCGACCTGACGCTGCGTCCGGGACGCCGCGGTCCGCTCGACCATGTGGTGAGCGACCTCTTCCCCACGGGCGGCGACCTGTCGAAGGCGGAGTTCTGGACCGGCCTGCGCCCGAACACGCCGGACGGCACCCCCATCGTCGGGCCGACCCCGGTGCGCAACCTGTTCCTCAACACCGGCCACGGCACGCTCGGCTGGACGATGGCCGCCGGCTCGGGCCGGGTGGTCGCCGACGTGGTCGGCGGGCGCCAGACGGAGATCGACATGGACGGGCTGACGGTGGCCCGCTACGGCCGTTCCGCCGCCGCGGCCAGCCGCCCGACGGTCGGCGGCGTGGCCCGCCCGGCGGCCTGA
- a CDS encoding sigma-54-dependent transcriptional regulator, producing the protein MRIDVLFADRVGIAHEILAVLAKRRLNVVAVEVDPPHIHIDAPELDVPGFGALDAALRAVPGVESVTPIDILPGTRRRLHLDALLAALPDPVLAVDRACRIVVANTAAATVAGRSEAALTGADFGRLFGDAELSDLLVDNGFRLAAGQEVTLNGQPFLLDATPIVEDGRAAGGVVTLFAPSRLGERLNALQNFDEGGFDRILGESAPVRSLKARAARVAAVDAPLLILGETGTGKELIAHACHRASPRRDKPFLALNCAAVPESLAESELFGYAPGSFTGAQRGGKPGLLELAHGGTVFLDEIGEMSPYLQAKLLRFLNDGRFRRVGGDREQTVDVRVVSATHRDLDAMVAEHSFREDLFYRLNVLSLQVPALRERGDDILLLARHFIARACAQARRPPCRLTVAASAALLANPWPGNVRQLENVIFRAVTMSDGAYLDAADLELAGARMEAETGGEPAEPSSWDEAAAAFERGLLRRLYPRYPSSRKLAARLHTSHTMIANKLRKYGIPDGT; encoded by the coding sequence ATGCGCATCGACGTCCTGTTCGCCGACCGGGTCGGCATCGCCCATGAGATCCTGGCCGTGCTCGCCAAGCGGCGCCTAAACGTCGTGGCGGTGGAAGTGGACCCGCCGCACATCCACATCGACGCGCCGGAACTGGACGTGCCGGGCTTCGGCGCGCTCGACGCCGCGCTGCGCGCCGTGCCGGGGGTGGAGTCCGTCACCCCCATCGACATCCTGCCCGGCACGCGGCGACGGCTGCATCTGGACGCGCTGCTGGCCGCCCTGCCCGACCCGGTTCTGGCGGTGGACCGCGCGTGCCGCATCGTGGTGGCCAACACCGCCGCCGCGACGGTCGCCGGGCGCAGCGAGGCCGCCCTGACCGGCGCCGACTTCGGGCGGCTGTTCGGTGACGCCGAGCTGTCCGACCTGCTGGTGGACAACGGCTTCCGCCTCGCCGCCGGGCAGGAGGTCACGCTGAACGGCCAGCCCTTTCTGCTGGACGCCACCCCCATCGTGGAGGACGGGCGCGCTGCCGGCGGGGTGGTCACCCTGTTCGCGCCGAGCCGGCTGGGCGAGCGGCTGAACGCGCTGCAGAACTTCGACGAGGGCGGCTTCGACCGCATCCTCGGCGAGTCCGCTCCGGTCCGCTCGCTGAAGGCACGGGCGGCGCGGGTCGCGGCGGTGGACGCGCCGCTGCTGATCCTGGGCGAGACGGGCACCGGCAAGGAGCTGATCGCCCACGCCTGCCACCGCGCCAGCCCGCGCCGCGACAAGCCCTTCCTGGCGCTGAACTGCGCCGCCGTTCCGGAGAGTCTGGCCGAGAGCGAGCTGTTCGGCTACGCCCCCGGCTCCTTCACCGGGGCGCAGCGCGGCGGCAAGCCCGGCCTGCTGGAACTGGCGCACGGCGGCACCGTCTTCCTCGACGAGATCGGGGAAATGTCGCCCTACCTCCAGGCCAAGCTGCTGCGCTTCCTGAACGACGGGCGCTTCCGCCGCGTCGGCGGCGACCGCGAGCAGACGGTGGACGTGCGGGTGGTCAGCGCCACCCACCGCGACCTCGACGCCATGGTCGCCGAGCACAGCTTCCGCGAGGACCTGTTTTACCGGCTGAACGTGCTGTCGCTCCAAGTCCCGGCACTGCGCGAGCGCGGCGACGACATCCTTCTGCTCGCCCGGCACTTCATCGCCCGCGCCTGCGCCCAGGCCCGCCGCCCGCCCTGCCGGCTGACCGTGGCGGCCAGCGCCGCCCTGCTCGCCAACCCCTGGCCGGGCAACGTCCGCCAGCTGGAAAACGTCATCTTCCGCGCCGTGACGATGAGCGACGGCGCCTATCTCGACGCCGCCGACTTGGAACTGGCCGGAGCGCGCATGGAGGCCGAAACCGGCGGCGAGCCCGCCGAGCCGTCCAGTTGGGACGAGGCGGCGGCGGCGTTCGAGCGCGGCCTGCTCCGCCGCCTCTACCCGCGCTACCCGTCGAGCCGCAAACTGGCCGCCCGCCTCCACACCTCGCACACCATGATCGCGAACAAGCTGCGGAAATACGGGATACCGGACGGGACGTGA
- a CDS encoding FmdB family zinc ribbon protein, with amino-acid sequence MPLYSYRCTACDHDFEALVRSSDTPVCASCGSAALERKVARIAPDTKADKFLKTARSAAAAEGHFSNYSKAERSRI; translated from the coding sequence ATGCCGCTCTACTCCTATCGCTGCACCGCCTGCGACCACGACTTCGAAGCGCTGGTGCGCTCGTCGGACACGCCCGTCTGCGCCTCCTGCGGATCGGCGGCGCTGGAGCGGAAGGTGGCGCGCATCGCGCCGGACACCAAGGCCGACAAGTTCCTCAAGACCGCCCGCAGCGCCGCTGCCGCGGAGGGCCATTTCAGCAACTACAGCAAGGCGGAACGCTCGCGCATTTAG
- a CDS encoding gamma carbonic anhydrase family protein, protein MIYAFNDKVPQLSPACWVAPNATVVGDILLEEDVSVWWGAVMRAEEERIHIGAGSNVQDNAVLHVDPGFPLLIGRNVTIGHLAMVHGCTVGDGSLIGIGATVLNGARIGRDCLIGAHAFIAEGKEIPDRSLVLGAPGKVVRTLSDEDVERMRAPAAVYQQRWKSYAKGLRPITAPGTAPGQP, encoded by the coding sequence GTGATCTACGCCTTCAACGACAAGGTCCCGCAACTGTCGCCCGCCTGCTGGGTAGCTCCCAACGCCACCGTCGTCGGCGACATCCTGCTGGAGGAGGACGTGTCCGTCTGGTGGGGCGCGGTCATGCGCGCCGAGGAGGAGCGCATCCACATCGGCGCCGGCAGCAACGTCCAGGACAACGCCGTCCTCCACGTCGATCCCGGCTTCCCGCTGCTCATCGGCAGGAACGTGACCATCGGACATCTGGCGATGGTGCACGGCTGCACCGTCGGCGACGGCAGCCTGATCGGCATCGGCGCCACCGTCCTCAACGGCGCCCGCATCGGCCGCGATTGTCTGATCGGCGCCCACGCCTTCATCGCCGAGGGCAAGGAGATCCCCGACCGCTCGCTGGTGCTCGGCGCGCCGGGCAAGGTGGTGCGCACGCTGTCGGACGAGGATGTGGAGCGCATGCGCGCCCCCGCCGCCGTCTACCAGCAGCGGTGGAAGAGCTACGCCAAGGGGCTGCGCCCGATCACCGCCCCCGGCACCGCCCCCGGCCAGCCCTGA
- a CDS encoding sulfite exporter TauE/SafE family protein, protein MLAMVLLMVAAFASGVLNAVAGGGAFITFPALLFAGVPPVSANVSSTVALFPGQMASAWAYRNEIRGVTEVSVTAFSVVSLVGGVVGAILLLTTPDRAFAGLVPWLLLFATAVFAVGSFMPALAARLRLSGRSVLVVQFVIAIYGGYFGGGIGFLMLAALTLFGLRDIHAMNGLRILLAALMNGAAVAAFCLSDAVSWPETAVMAVSAIAGGYAGAHAAKRVSRDVMKWVVVSIGVGLTLYFFIRGAGA, encoded by the coding sequence ATGCTTGCCATGGTGCTGCTGATGGTCGCGGCGTTCGCGTCGGGCGTTCTCAACGCCGTCGCCGGGGGTGGGGCCTTCATCACCTTCCCGGCGCTGCTGTTTGCCGGAGTGCCGCCGGTCAGCGCCAACGTGTCGAGCACCGTCGCCCTGTTCCCCGGCCAGATGGCCAGCGCCTGGGCCTACCGCAACGAGATCCGCGGCGTGACGGAGGTCAGCGTCACCGCCTTCTCGGTGGTCAGCCTGGTCGGCGGGGTGGTCGGGGCGATCCTTCTGCTGACCACGCCGGATCGCGCCTTTGCCGGGCTGGTGCCCTGGCTGCTGCTGTTCGCGACGGCGGTCTTCGCGGTCGGCAGCTTCATGCCGGCGCTGGCCGCCCGGCTGCGGCTGAGTGGTCGCTCCGTTCTGGTCGTGCAGTTCGTCATCGCCATCTATGGCGGCTATTTCGGCGGCGGGATCGGCTTCCTGATGCTGGCGGCGTTGACCCTGTTCGGCCTGCGCGACATCCACGCCATGAACGGGCTGCGCATCCTGCTGGCCGCGCTGATGAACGGCGCGGCTGTGGCGGCCTTCTGCCTGTCCGACGCGGTGTCCTGGCCGGAAACCGCCGTCATGGCCGTGTCGGCCATCGCCGGCGGCTATGCCGGCGCCCACGCCGCGAAGCGGGTCAGCCGCGACGTGATGAAGTGGGTGGTGGTGTCGATCGGCGTGGGGCTGACCCTGTACTTCTTCATCAGGGGCGCCGGAGCCTGA
- a CDS encoding CBS domain-containing protein — MKVADILRTKESRVVTVRSGETIEEAIRLMRSENISALVVKDVCRTEGNAVAGMLSERDVVYALLERGASVLKTPVFMLMSRAPQTCSPDDSLIHALELMDRHHIRHLPVLDGSTLVGVVSARDFTKLQLTEMVAHTQPPAQESPVYAH; from the coding sequence ATGAAAGTCGCCGACATTCTTCGGACCAAGGAATCCCGCGTCGTCACCGTCCGTTCCGGCGAAACCATCGAGGAGGCGATCCGGCTGATGCGGTCGGAGAACATCAGCGCCCTGGTGGTCAAGGACGTCTGCCGGACCGAGGGCAACGCCGTGGCCGGCATGCTGTCGGAACGCGACGTCGTCTACGCGCTGCTGGAGCGCGGCGCGTCGGTCCTGAAGACGCCGGTCTTCATGCTGATGTCGCGCGCACCGCAGACCTGCTCGCCCGACGACAGCCTCATCCATGCGCTGGAACTGATGGACCGGCACCATATCCGCCATCTGCCGGTGCTCGACGGCTCCACGCTGGTCGGTGTCGTCAGCGCCCGCGACTTCACCAAGCTCCAGCTCACCGAGATGGTCGCCCACACCCAGCCGCCGGCCCAGGAATCCCCGGTCTACGCCCACTGA
- a CDS encoding PEP/pyruvate-binding domain-containing protein, translated as MLHQSIIQGSTDTSGAIAVGAAVVAGHAALPAAKGQVAGGQRWVYAFGGGGAEGHGGMLAELGGKGAGLAEMARLGVPVPPGFTIVAEASRRHRAGQGGFPAGLKAQVEEALTRLEAVAGTRFGGSENPLLVSVRSGARASMPGMMDTILNLGLTDATVTGLAARSGDARFAYDCYRRLIQTYGTVVQGVGAHVFDAALEAYKEGRGLTRDADLNAADWRAVAAAYREVIEREAGEPFPQDARTQLFAAIGAIFRSWSNARAVAFRAVHGIPDDWSTAATVQAMVFGNRGSASGTGVAHSRDPSTGEAVLCGEFLADAQGEDIVSGLRTPGPLAGADASLEAVAPEAFAELGRIADRLERHFGDMQEIEFTVQQGRLFILQSRAGKRTPEAGVRIATEMAQAGIISRAEAVRRADLPALADSLRPIPDPDAPREVIARGLPASSGAATGAAVFTSDEAVRLAAEGVAVVLCRPETSPHDVHGMQVACAVVTARGGATSHAATVARAMGLPCVTGARMLRVDPAAGVMTVGDLTVRAGEIITVDGGAGHVILGSVPMIRPEPPEAVALLLRWAEGADD; from the coding sequence ATGCTCCACCAGTCCATCATCCAAGGCTCCACCGACACCAGCGGCGCCATCGCCGTCGGTGCCGCCGTGGTTGCCGGGCACGCGGCGTTGCCAGCGGCCAAAGGACAGGTAGCCGGTGGGCAGCGGTGGGTCTACGCCTTTGGTGGCGGCGGGGCGGAAGGGCACGGCGGCATGCTGGCGGAGCTGGGCGGCAAGGGCGCCGGGCTGGCCGAGATGGCACGGCTGGGCGTGCCGGTGCCGCCTGGCTTTACCATCGTGGCGGAGGCCAGCCGCCGACACCGCGCCGGGCAGGGTGGCTTTCCCGCCGGGTTGAAGGCCCAGGTGGAGGAGGCGCTGACCCGGCTGGAAGCCGTGGCGGGCACCCGCTTCGGCGGGTCGGAGAACCCGCTGCTGGTGTCCGTGCGGTCGGGCGCACGGGCCTCGATGCCCGGCATGATGGACACGATCCTGAATCTCGGCCTGACCGACGCGACGGTGACGGGGCTGGCCGCGCGCAGCGGCGACGCGCGCTTCGCCTATGACTGCTACCGCCGGCTGATCCAAACCTACGGCACGGTGGTGCAGGGGGTGGGCGCCCACGTCTTCGATGCGGCGCTGGAGGCCTACAAGGAAGGGCGTGGGCTGACCCGTGACGCCGACCTGAACGCCGCCGACTGGCGCGCCGTGGCCGCTGCCTACCGCGAGGTGATTGAGCGCGAGGCGGGAGAGCCCTTCCCGCAGGACGCGCGCACCCAGCTCTTCGCCGCCATCGGGGCCATTTTCCGCTCCTGGAGCAACGCCCGCGCCGTGGCCTTCCGGGCGGTGCACGGCATTCCCGACGATTGGAGCACCGCGGCGACCGTGCAGGCGATGGTGTTCGGCAACCGCGGCAGCGCCTCCGGCACGGGCGTCGCCCACAGCCGCGATCCCTCCACCGGCGAGGCCGTGCTGTGCGGCGAATTCCTGGCTGACGCCCAGGGTGAGGACATCGTGTCCGGCCTGCGCACGCCGGGGCCGCTGGCCGGCGCCGACGCGTCTCTTGAGGCGGTCGCTCCCGAGGCCTTCGCCGAGCTGGGGCGCATCGCCGACCGGCTGGAGCGCCATTTCGGCGACATGCAGGAGATCGAGTTCACCGTTCAGCAGGGGCGCCTGTTCATCCTCCAGTCTCGTGCCGGCAAGCGGACGCCGGAGGCGGGAGTGCGCATCGCCACGGAAATGGCGCAGGCCGGCATCATCTCGCGGGCCGAGGCGGTGCGGCGCGCCGACCTGCCGGCGCTGGCGGACAGCCTGCGCCCCATCCCCGATCCGGACGCGCCCCGCGAGGTGATCGCCCGCGGTCTGCCGGCCTCCTCCGGCGCTGCCACGGGTGCCGCGGTCTTCACGTCGGACGAGGCGGTCCGGCTGGCGGCGGAGGGCGTGGCGGTTGTGCTGTGCCGCCCGGAAACCTCTCCCCACGACGTGCACGGCATGCAGGTGGCCTGCGCGGTGGTGACCGCCCGCGGCGGAGCGACCAGCCACGCCGCCACCGTCGCCCGCGCCATGGGGCTGCCCTGCGTCACCGGAGCGCGCATGCTGCGCGTCGATCCGGCGGCCGGCGTGATGACCGTGGGCGACCTGACCGTCCGGGCGGGTGAGATCATCACCGTGGACGGCGGGGCGGGCCATGTGATCCTGGGCAGCGTGCCGATGATCCGCCCCGAGCCGCCGGAAGCCGTGGCGCTGCTGCTGCGCTGGGCCGAGGGAGCCGACGATTGA
- a CDS encoding NUDIX hydrolase produces the protein MNTPVEPLSAAGLILLRDSVDGLEVFMIQRHRDLRFAPGATVFPGGRLDAEDSELPWRELSLPLTDDMPQRMAAIREAFEECGLLLTGGTVDAALLDGLRSASGGTFLDRLLAAGLAPDVAALVPFARWVTPESVWRRYDTLFFLAKAPPRQTAVVDGVEAVAGFWGTPRAILAEAEAERLSLVFATRMTLLRLAGCRTVRHAMEEAARFHPLTPILPRPADTPEGPALCIPEGLGYPLTRVPLEQARLG, from the coding sequence ATGAACACGCCTGTCGAGCCGCTTTCCGCCGCCGGCCTGATCCTTTTGCGCGACAGCGTGGACGGGCTGGAGGTCTTCATGATCCAGCGCCACCGCGACCTTCGCTTTGCGCCCGGCGCCACGGTGTTTCCCGGCGGGCGGCTGGACGCGGAGGACAGCGAGCTGCCCTGGCGGGAGCTGTCGTTGCCGCTGACCGATGACATGCCGCAGCGGATGGCCGCGATCCGCGAGGCGTTCGAGGAATGCGGCCTGCTGTTGACCGGTGGCACGGTGGATGCCGCCCTTCTCGACGGGCTGCGCAGCGCGTCGGGCGGGACCTTCCTGGATCGGCTGCTGGCGGCGGGGCTGGCGCCGGACGTGGCGGCTCTGGTGCCCTTCGCCCGCTGGGTCACGCCCGAGAGCGTGTGGCGGCGCTACGACACCCTGTTCTTCCTCGCCAAGGCGCCGCCGCGCCAGACCGCCGTGGTCGATGGGGTGGAGGCGGTCGCCGGGTTCTGGGGCACGCCGCGGGCGATCCTGGCCGAGGCGGAGGCGGAACGGCTGTCGCTGGTCTTCGCCACCCGCATGACCCTGCTGCGTCTGGCCGGCTGCCGCACGGTCCGCCACGCGATGGAAGAGGCCGCGCGCTTCCATCCCCTGACCCCCATCCTGCCCCGTCCCGCCGACACCCCCGAGGGGCCAGCGTTGTGCATCCCGGAAGGTCTCGGTTACCCCCTGACCCGAGTTCCGCTGGAGCAGGCGCGGCTGGGCTGA